One region of Primulina tabacum isolate GXHZ01 chromosome 17, ASM2559414v2, whole genome shotgun sequence genomic DNA includes:
- the LOC142530752 gene encoding mitogen-activated protein kinase kinase kinase YODA-like has protein sequence MPSWWGKSWSKEEKKKKSKESFIDTLHKKFKSPESKPSGRLEGSRKRSNDIVSDRGSQSQAVSRSPSPSKHVARCQSFAERPQAQPLPLPGMRLHTANVRHTGSGTRESAKPKLERVSKSSLFPPLPRPTCIWQKPDPADMDGEVIVHSISSECSVESDDPADSHQRSPLATDYDVGSRTAAGSPSSFVRDQPSVTPAISRESPVTVNLSAKKTVSSAPKRRPLSGRVPNLQIPQYGAFFSAPDSSMSSPSRSPIRISGYEQVTGSAFPAGKLFPEHLLLGSGQCSSPGSGQTSGHNSMGGDMSGQLFWQPSRGSPEYSSNPSPRMASPGPSSRIHSGAVTPIHPRAGGGHYDTMSNWPDDSRQQSHRLPLPPITISNSSPFSQPNSAVASPSVPRSPGRAENLASPGSRWKRGKLLGRGTFGHVYVGFNSETGEMCAMKEVTLFADDAKSKESAKQLGQEIVLLSRLKHPNIVQYYGSETVGDRLYIYLEYVSGGSIHKILQEYGILGESAIRSYTQQILSGLAYLHAKNTVHRDIKGANILVDPNGRVKLADFGMAKHITGQTCPLSFKGSPYWMAPEVIRNSNGCNLAVDIWSLGCTVLEMATSKPPWSQYEGVAAMFKIGNSKELPPIPDHLSDDGKDFVRKCLQRNPQNRLTAAQLLEHPFVKSAVPLEKQILGYASSDNSPMSKAAKSMGIGNTRNLQSDPEKLAIHSSRVSKSNFNPSDVYIPRNISCPVSPIGSPLLHPRSPKHPSGRMSPSPISSPLTTSGSSTPLTGGMGAIPYNQSMLLPGGFSIVTKRPPSPCSNTLSYWDPDILKGVHSGSHAFWGLASCHNNALGRKFGRVAHAELYDRQSILADRVAQQLLRDPAQLNPSVDLNPSSPFPSHRMTGL, from the exons atgCCTTCATGGTGGGGAAAGTCTTGgtcaaaagaagaaaaaaagaaaaaatccaaagaaagtTTTATTGACACGTTGCATAAGAAGTTTAAGAGTCCGGAGAGTAAACCTTCCGGTAGATTAGAAGGATCTAGAAAACGCTCCAATGACATAGTTTCAGATAGAGGGTCTCAATCACAGGCCGTGTCAAGATCTCCGTCACCTTCTAAACATGTTGCACGATGTCAAAGTTTTGCAGAAAGGCCTCAAGCCCAACCACTTCCACTGCCAGGCATGCGCCTGCATACTGCAAATGTCCGTCACACCGGTTCTGGAACACGCGAATCAGCAAAACCAAAACTAGAAAGAGTCTCAAAATCGTCATTGTTTCCTCCTCTCCCAAGGCCAACATGCATTTGGCAAAAGCCAGACCCTGCAGATATGGATGGCGAAGTCATAGTTCATTCAATCTCTAGCGAATGTTCCGTCGAAAGTGATGATCCAGCTGATTCTCACCAACGAAGTCCTCTGGCAACTGACTATGATGTTGGCAGTAGAACTGCTGCAGGCAGTCCGAG TTCTTTTGTTAGAGATCAGCCCTCTGTTACACCGGCAATCTCAAGGGAGTCACCTGTTACAGTGAACCTCTCTGCTAAAAAGACTGTCTCATCAGCCCCTAAAAGACGACCTTTGAGTGGTCGAGTACCAAATTTACAGATCCCGCAGTATGGTGCCTTTTTCAGTGCTCCAGATAGCTCAATGTCTAGTCCTTCGAGAAGTCCAATCAGAATTTCTGGTTATGAGCAAGTTACTGGCTCTGCTTTTCCTGCCGGAAAGCTTTTTCCAGAACACCTGTTGCTCGGATCTGGTCAATGCTCAAGTCCTGGGTCAGGCCAGACTTCTGGGCATAATTCAATGGGAGGAGATATGTCAGGGCAGTTATTCTGGCAGCCCAGCAGAGGAAGCCCAGAATATTCCTCTAACCCTAGTCCTAGAATGGCAAGTCCTGGCCCTAGTTCCAGAATTCACAGTGGTGCTGTGACACCAATTCATCCTAGAGCTGGAGGGGGACACTACGATACAATGAGTAACTGGCCTGACGATTCAAGACAACAGAGTCATCGCCTGCCTCTTCCCCCCATAACAATTTCCAATTCTTCACCTTTCTCGCAGCCGAATTCTGCTGTGGCATCACCTTCAGTACCACGCAGTCCTGGAAGAGCAGAGAACCTTGCAAGCCCCGGTTCGCGTTGGAAGAGAGGAAAATTGCTTGGTCGAGGCACATTTGGACATGTTTACGTTGGTTTTAACAG TGAGACCGGAGAGATGTGCGCCATGAAGGAGGTCACTTTATTTGCTGATGATGCAAAATCAAAGGAAAGTGCAAAGCAGTTGGGACaa GAGATTGTGTTGTTGAGTCGCTTAAAGCATCCTAATATTGTGCAGTATTATGGATCTGAAACG GTGGGTgatagattatatatatatttggaatATGTGTCTGGTGGTTCTATCCATAAGATTCTACAAGAATATGGGATATTAGGAGAATCAGCCATTCGAAGTTATACTCAACAAATTTTGTCAGGGCTTGCATACTTACATGCTAAAAACACGGTGCATCG GGATATTAAAGGGGCCAACATACTTGTGGACCCAAATGGCCGCGTTAAGTTGGCAGATTTTGGCATGGCAAAGCAT ATTACAGGGCAAACCTGCCCCTTATCATTTAAAGGTAGCCCTTATTGGATGGCACCCGAG GTTATAAGAAATTCAAATGGCTGTAACCTTGCTGTTGATATATGGAGCCTTGGATGCACTGTTTTGGAAATGGCTACGTCAAAACCACCTTGGAGCCAGTATGAAGGG GTTGCTGCCATGTTCAAAATCGGGAACAGTAAAGAGCTTCCACCAATTCCAGATCATCTATCAGATGATGGAAAGGATTTTGTGAGAAAATGTTTGCAGCGCAATCCCCAGAATCGCCTTACAGCTGCTCAACTGTTGGAGCACCCTTTTGTAAAAAGTGCTGTTCCTTTGGAAAAACAGATATTGGGTTATGCATCTTCTGATAATTCTCCAATGTCAAAAGCTGCCAAATCCATG GGCATTGGTAATACGAGAAATCTACAGTCGGATCCTGAGAAACTTGCCATCCACTCATCTAGGGTGTCAAAATCTAATTTTAATCCAAG TGATGTTTACATTCCAAGGAACATATCATGCCCAGTCTCTCCAATTGGTAGTCCTCTTCTACATCCAAGATCTCCTAAGCACCCGAGTGGGAGGATGTCTCCGTCGCCCATATCTAGCCCCCTCACTACATCTGGTTCGTCCACACCTCTAACAGGTGGGATGGGTGCAATACCATATAATCAATCCATGTTACTGCCTGGTGGATTTTCCATTGTAACAAAGCGGCCACCAAGTCCCTGTTCCAATACCCTCTCTTACTGGGATCCGGACATTCTTAAAGGAGTGCATTCTGGCTCTCATGCTTTTTGGGGACTGGCATCCTGCCACAACAATGCTCTTGGAAGGAAATTCGGTAGAGTCGCTCATGCAGAGCTTTATGACCGACAATCTATCTTGGCTGATCGTGTGGCTCAGCAACTCCTGAGGGATCCTGCACAGTTGAATCCATCCGTTGATTTGAATCCCTCGTCTCCATTTCCATCCCACCGCATGACTGGTTTATGA